The following coding sequences are from one Sciurus carolinensis chromosome 11, mSciCar1.2, whole genome shotgun sequence window:
- the LOC124959965 gene encoding olfactory receptor 5T3-like → MGRLSSVMDIHKIQLKNVTEVTMFVLMGFTDDSNLQVFLFLLFLAIYLFTLIGNLGLVLLVIEDSRLHNPMYYFLSVLSFLDACYSTVVTPKMLVNFLAENKSISFLGCATQMLLFVTFGSTESFLLAAMAYDRYVAIYNPLLYSVSMSPRVYVPLIVASYVGGISHATIHTVATFRLSFCGSNEIRHVFCDIPPLLAISCSDTHTNQLLLFYFVGSIEMITILIVLISYGFILLAILKMHSAEGRKKVFSTCGSHLTGVSIYHGTILFMYVRPSSSYALDHDMIVSIFYTIVIPMLNPIIYSLRNKDVKEAMKRLFEKHCIINKLRMQY, encoded by the coding sequence atggGAAGACTGTCTTCagttatggatatacataaaattCAGTTGAAGAATGTGACAGAAGTCACCATGTTTGTGCTGATGGGCTTCACAGATGATTCTAACCTCCAAGTCTTCctatttttactatttcttgCCATCTACCTTTTTACTCTGATAGGAAATTTGGGGCTGGTCCTGTTGGTCATTGAGGATTCCAGGCTCCACAACCCCATGTACTACTTTCTGAGTGTTTTATCATTCTTGGATGCCTGCTATTCTACAGTTGTCACTCCAAAAATGTTGGTCAATTTTCTGGCAGAAAATAAATCCATTTCATTTCTTGGGTGTGCCACACAGATGCTTCTCTTCGTTACTTTTGGAAGCACAGAATCCTTTCTCTTGGCAGCAATGGCttatgatcgctatgtggccatctacAACCCACTTCTCTATTCAGTGAGCATGTCACCCAGGGTCTATGTGCCACTCATTGTGGCTTCCTATGTTGGTGGCATTTCACATGCTACCATACACACAGTGGCCACTTTCCGTCTGTCCTTCTGTGGGTCCAATGAAATCAGACATGTTTTCTGTGATATCCCTCCTCTCCTCGCTATTTCTTGTTCTGATACTCACACCAACCAGCTTCTCCTCTTCTACTTCGTGGgttctattgagatgatcactaTCCTGATTGTCCTGATTTCCTATGGCTTCATCCTGTTGGCCATTCTGAAGATGCATTCTgctgaagggaggaagaaagtgtTCTCTACCTGTGGCTCTCACCTGACTGGAGTGTCCATTTATCATGGGACCATCCTCTTCATGTATGTGAGACCGAGTTCCAGCTACGCCTTGGATCATGATATGATAGTGTCAATCTTTTACACCATTGTAATTCCCATGCTGAATCCCATCATATACAGCTTGAGAAACAAAGATGTAAAAGAGGCAATGAAAAGACTGTTTGAGAAACACTGTATTATTAATAAGCTACGTATGCAGTATTGA